In Candidatus Roseilinea sp., one DNA window encodes the following:
- the phnJ gene encoding carbon-phosphorus lyase complex subunit PhnJ: protein MPTIAELAAPNPGYSYAFLDEYAKRELRRRILKAIAIPGYQVPYASRELPIARGWGTGGLQVTLALVGPDDVVKVIDQGADDSVNAANLRRFIARMAGAATTTDALKATILQSRHRIPEECLQEYQTLVLQVPDPEPLRSVEHDISKARLLHAEADYGLLWLRLYEQLVRYRRVTLGASYPCLVNGRYVMSPSPIPRWDLPKLHRAAYLTLLSAGREKRVYAVPPYTDVRPLEFADVPFRVEDQRGWTCRHTGLQNKFMSELPQPGGSALYEISDTGFVEKVIARSKTSEVSVGVTYYDDAGRFYIDGYLQ from the coding sequence ATGCCGACCATCGCCGAACTCGCTGCGCCCAATCCGGGCTACTCCTATGCCTTCCTCGACGAATACGCCAAGCGTGAGTTGCGCCGGCGCATCCTGAAAGCCATCGCCATCCCCGGCTACCAGGTCCCTTACGCCAGCCGCGAGTTGCCGATCGCGCGTGGGTGGGGCACCGGTGGCTTGCAAGTGACGCTCGCGCTCGTCGGCCCGGACGATGTGGTGAAAGTGATTGACCAGGGCGCGGACGACAGCGTGAATGCAGCCAATCTCCGCCGCTTCATCGCGCGCATGGCCGGCGCAGCCACAACCACCGATGCGTTGAAGGCCACCATCCTCCAGAGTCGCCATCGCATCCCCGAAGAGTGCCTGCAGGAATACCAGACCCTGGTGTTGCAGGTGCCGGACCCGGAGCCGTTGCGCAGCGTCGAGCATGACATCAGCAAGGCACGTCTGCTGCACGCCGAGGCCGATTACGGGCTGCTGTGGTTGCGCCTGTATGAGCAATTGGTGCGTTATCGGCGCGTGACGCTGGGCGCGAGTTACCCCTGCCTGGTGAACGGGCGCTACGTGATGAGCCCATCGCCCATTCCGCGTTGGGATTTGCCCAAGCTGCATCGCGCGGCGTACCTAACGTTGCTCTCTGCCGGGCGCGAGAAGCGCGTGTACGCCGTGCCGCCCTACACCGACGTGCGCCCCCTCGAATTTGCCGACGTGCCCTTCCGCGTGGAGGATCAGCGGGGCTGGACGTGTCGCCACACCGGCCTGCAGAACAAGTTCATGAGCGAATTGCCACAGCCGGGTGGCAGTGCGCTCTACGAAATTTCGGATACGGGCTTTGTAGAAAAGGTGATCGCTCGATCCAAGACCTCGGAAGTTTCTGTTGGGGTGACGTATTACGACGACGCCGGGAGGTTCTACATTGACGGCTACCTTCAGTAG
- the phnL gene encoding ABC transporter has translation MILEVKHLSKHFDVHHLQRRVVAFSELTFDLCAGEFVLVAGPNGVGKSSLLRCLYRTYLPVSGQALYHARDGTIDLARAADVDIAKLRREEIGHVTQFLRVRPRVSALEVVAEPLIAAGLSHTEAQERAARWLAALGLRRELWDAYPATFSGGEQQKVNLAHALIVPRRLLLLDEPTASLDPQARAALMEQLAQLKRSGVAMIGVFHHAEEVRHLVDKEVVLAQDAGRTTNESLRPASGVVSSRETGGDLDVVE, from the coding sequence ATGATCCTCGAAGTCAAACACCTATCCAAACACTTCGACGTGCATCACCTGCAGCGCCGGGTGGTGGCGTTTAGTGAGCTGACGTTCGACTTGTGCGCCGGCGAGTTCGTGCTCGTCGCCGGGCCGAACGGCGTGGGCAAAAGCTCGTTGCTGCGTTGTCTGTATCGCACGTACCTGCCGGTCTCCGGCCAGGCACTGTATCACGCGCGCGACGGGACGATTGACCTGGCGCGCGCCGCCGACGTGGACATCGCCAAGCTACGTCGCGAGGAGATCGGCCACGTCACGCAGTTCCTGCGCGTCCGTCCGCGGGTGAGCGCCCTCGAAGTGGTTGCGGAGCCGCTTATAGCAGCCGGCCTCTCCCATACCGAGGCGCAAGAGCGCGCTGCGCGCTGGCTGGCCGCGTTGGGCCTCAGGCGCGAGTTGTGGGATGCCTATCCGGCCACCTTCTCCGGCGGTGAGCAGCAGAAGGTGAATCTGGCGCATGCCCTGATCGTGCCGCGCCGGCTGTTGCTGCTGGATGAGCCTACGGCGTCGCTCGATCCGCAAGCACGGGCAGCGTTGATGGAACAACTCGCGCAGCTCAAGCGATCGGGCGTGGCGATGATCGGCGTGTTTCACCACGCCGAGGAGGTGCGTCACTTGGTGGACAAGGAAGTGGTGCTGGCTCAAGACGCAGGACGAACGACGAACGAATCGCTGCGTCCTGCGTCTGGCGTCGTGTCG
- a CDS encoding phosphonate ABC transporter substrate-binding protein: MNRRKFLRASALTVGSAAFASIVGKAPAFGLNLNQSPGEFKVGIFAGSDAEQTLKAAEPIRAHLEKSLGIPVKLSTGSSYSAVIEAVRNKFVDAFEVGPFAYVLASSQTKLDPLAVGIYPRVPRGGVAVYNPRESPFYFSVIFTKKGSGIRTLEDLKGKRFAFVDPASTSGNLIPRTLLLKNKIDPDKDMQSVFAGSHPSALIAVWNDKADAGANFEDNLYTLANQGQVDVCGFADGINRRRTPKEIELKYNACKDGQIVIIAYSDPIPNTPFAVRAELPEQFKTAVKDALLAVRKDPALVAAYRQWYVDPVTEYPTLRLKNIDSFFNGLRDAARLLKLDLTTMR; this comes from the coding sequence ATGAACCGAAGAAAGTTTCTGCGCGCTTCGGCGCTTACGGTGGGCTCGGCAGCCTTCGCCTCGATCGTGGGCAAGGCGCCTGCCTTCGGATTGAACCTGAATCAATCGCCCGGCGAGTTCAAGGTCGGCATCTTTGCCGGCAGCGACGCCGAGCAAACCTTGAAAGCCGCCGAGCCGATCCGCGCGCACCTGGAGAAGTCGCTCGGCATTCCCGTCAAGCTCAGCACCGGCTCGAGCTACAGCGCCGTCATCGAGGCGGTGCGAAACAAGTTCGTGGATGCCTTCGAGGTGGGCCCGTTTGCCTACGTGCTGGCCAGCAGCCAGACCAAGCTCGACCCGCTCGCCGTGGGCATCTACCCGCGCGTGCCGCGCGGCGGCGTCGCCGTTTACAACCCGAGAGAGTCACCCTTTTACTTCAGCGTGATCTTCACCAAGAAGGGCTCGGGCATCCGCACGCTCGAAGACCTCAAGGGCAAGCGCTTTGCCTTTGTGGATCCCGCTTCGACCAGCGGCAACCTGATTCCGCGCACGCTCCTGTTGAAGAACAAGATTGACCCCGACAAGGACATGCAGTCGGTCTTCGCCGGCAGCCACCCCTCGGCGCTGATCGCTGTTTGGAACGACAAGGCGGATGCCGGGGCGAACTTCGAAGACAACCTTTACACCTTGGCGAATCAAGGCCAGGTGGATGTGTGCGGCTTCGCCGACGGCATCAACCGTCGCCGCACGCCCAAGGAAATCGAGCTGAAATACAACGCCTGTAAGGACGGCCAGATCGTCATCATTGCCTACAGCGACCCGATCCCGAATACGCCGTTTGCCGTTCGTGCCGAGCTGCCTGAGCAATTCAAGACGGCAGTGAAGGATGCCCTGCTGGCCGTTCGCAAGGATCCGGCGCTGGTCGCGGCATACCGCCAGTGGTATGTGGATCCGGTGACCGAGTATCCGACCCTCCGGCTGAAGAACATTGACTCCTTCTTCAATGGGCTGCGCGACGCAGCACGCCTCCTCAAGCTCGACCTGACGACGATGCGGTAA
- the phnK gene encoding ABC transporter ATP-binding protein — MTATFSSDAPSYASTNHPLLVTQKPLVQACGLVKRYGGQVVAVDHVDIEVYAGEVLGIVGESGSGKSTVLRLLNLEERPDEGRYYFNTPELEGLDLFALDRPAQRRVRTFEIGIVYQNPHLGLRMRNTSSGNIAERLIAAGERNYRALRLAARDALAASEFPLERMDDLPIRLSGGMQQRVQLAKAIALKPKLLLLDEPTTGLDVSVQARVLDTLKRLQRETGVTTIIVSHDLGVIRMLADRVMVMRRGHVVERGLTDQVLEDPQDAYTQQLVHAKL, encoded by the coding sequence TTGACGGCTACCTTCAGTAGCGACGCACCGTCGTACGCCTCTACGAATCACCCTCTGCTGGTCACGCAGAAGCCGCTGGTGCAGGCCTGTGGCCTGGTCAAGCGCTACGGCGGGCAGGTCGTCGCCGTGGATCATGTGGACATCGAGGTCTATGCCGGTGAGGTGCTCGGCATCGTCGGCGAATCCGGTTCGGGCAAGAGCACCGTGCTGCGCCTGCTCAACCTTGAAGAGCGACCCGACGAGGGCCGGTATTACTTCAACACCCCTGAACTGGAAGGGCTAGACCTGTTCGCGTTGGACCGGCCTGCACAGCGCCGCGTGCGCACCTTCGAGATTGGTATCGTGTACCAGAACCCACACCTCGGCCTGCGCATGCGTAACACCAGCAGCGGCAACATTGCCGAGCGGCTGATTGCGGCGGGTGAACGCAACTATCGCGCGCTCCGCCTGGCGGCCCGCGATGCGCTGGCGGCGTCGGAGTTTCCGCTGGAACGCATGGACGATCTGCCTATTCGTCTATCCGGCGGGATGCAGCAACGCGTGCAACTGGCCAAGGCCATTGCGCTGAAACCCAAGCTTCTCTTGCTCGACGAGCCGACGACCGGCCTGGACGTATCGGTGCAAGCGCGCGTGCTCGATACGCTCAAGCGCCTGCAACGTGAAACCGGCGTGACCACGATCATCGTCTCGCACGACCTGGGCGTGATTCGCATGCTGGCCGACCGCGTCATGGTCATGCGGCGGGGGCACGTCGTGGAGCGCGGCTTGACGGATCAAGTGCTGGAAGATCCGCAAGACGCGTATACGCAGCAGTTGGTGCATGCGAAGTTGTGA
- the phnC gene encoding phosphonates import ATP-binding protein PhnC (possible pseudo, frameshifted), with product MWRRGEIVAIIGRSGAGKSTLLRCINGLEKATEGSIILDGKDITKMSQRELAMERRRIGFVWQEYNLVDRLPALTNVLTGRLGYKSTLAGALGYFDRRERELAVHNLERVNLLHRASQRSDRLSGGEKQRVSIARAMTQQPKILLADEPVASLDPELSVQVLNDLARVAREDGVLTLINIHQVELARQFADRIIGLAQGVIVFDGKPEQMTEAVMDRVYRFDKVQV from the coding sequence GTGTGGAGGCGGGGGGAGATCGTCGCCATCATCGGCCGCTCGGGTGCCGGCAAATCCACGCTGCTCCGCTGCATCAACGGCCTGGAGAAAGCGACGGAGGGCTCGATCATCCTCGACGGCAAGGACATCACCAAGATGAGCCAGCGCGAGCTGGCGATGGAGCGTCGCCGGATCGGCTTCGTGTGGCAGGAATACAACCTCGTAGATCGCTTGCCTGCCTTGACAAACGTGCTGACGGGTCGCCTGGGATACAAGAGCACGCTGGCCGGTGCGCTGGGGTATTTCGATCGCCGTGAGCGAGAACTGGCAGTGCACAACCTCGAACGGGTGAATTTGTTACATCGCGCAAGCCAGCGCTCCGATCGGCTCTCCGGTGGCGAGAAACAGCGCGTCTCGATTGCCCGGGCGATGACGCAGCAACCGAAGATCCTGCTGGCCGATGAGCCCGTAGCCAGCCTCGACCCCGAGTTGTCGGTTCAGGTGCTGAACGACCTGGCGCGCGTGGCGCGCGAAGACGGCGTGCTCACGCTCATCAATATCCACCAGGTCGAATTGGCGCGCCAGTTTGCCGACCGCATCATCGGCCTGGCGCAGGGCGTGATCGTCTTCGACGGCAAGCCGGAGCAAATGACCGAGGCGGTGATGGATCGCGTGTATCGCTTCGACAAAGTGCAGGTGTGA
- the phnI gene encoding phosphonate metabolism PhnI protein has translation MYVAARGGEGAIQNAERLYRELIGNFDAETVRTIERAMPYLIDRVMGEGSLYAPELAALALAQSGGDLYEAVLMLRAFRSTQPRLAYAHVVDAERMRVVRRISAAFKDIPGGQMLGPTLDYSHRVLDLAVLEGEPTTPARRHDGVDGLEGERTAKAGGHEVSERGDGAAPAASLNGELQLHGEKSHLPLVADWQRDAGLLPALPVHPCQDAAEIPDVTREPLLFPAPRAMRLQSLSRADTGGVLALGYANMRGYGAVHPTVNEVRLGYADVEIAHPITGELFSIGRVRVTHAEVVTAVEAAPAGGEASADGPAQLQLGLGFCATIGWNEVKTIAGAMLDMAMDLPDPHPSHTEEYVLYHTDPVESSGFCIHYKLPHYVTFGSELDVVRSMGVAKKVAGLGDYYGDGGGLAAGMPGVYSERAAPPAVSQAAGEPM, from the coding sequence ATGTATGTCGCAGCACGAGGTGGCGAGGGCGCCATTCAGAATGCCGAGCGGCTCTACCGCGAGCTGATCGGCAACTTCGACGCCGAAACCGTGCGCACGATCGAGCGCGCCATGCCCTATCTGATTGACCGGGTGATGGGCGAGGGTTCGCTGTATGCCCCGGAGCTGGCCGCGCTCGCCCTGGCCCAGAGCGGCGGCGATTTGTACGAGGCCGTGTTGATGCTGCGCGCCTTTCGTAGCACGCAGCCACGCCTGGCCTACGCGCACGTTGTGGACGCCGAACGCATGCGGGTCGTCCGGCGGATTTCGGCAGCTTTCAAAGATATTCCCGGTGGGCAAATGCTCGGTCCTACGCTCGATTACAGCCATCGCGTGCTTGATCTGGCCGTGCTGGAGGGAGAGCCCACCACGCCGGCGCGAAGACACGACGGCGTGGACGGGTTGGAAGGAGAGCGCACCGCAAAGGCAGGAGGACACGAAGTCTCAGAACGCGGTGATGGCGCAGCGCCGGCCGCATCTTTGAACGGGGAGCTGCAACTTCACGGCGAGAAGAGCCATCTGCCGCTCGTTGCTGATTGGCAACGCGACGCCGGCCTATTGCCCGCGTTGCCCGTTCATCCTTGCCAGGATGCCGCCGAGATTCCCGACGTGACGCGCGAGCCGTTGCTCTTTCCTGCGCCGCGCGCCATGCGTCTGCAGTCGCTGTCGCGGGCCGACACCGGTGGCGTGTTGGCGCTAGGCTATGCCAACATGCGCGGCTACGGCGCGGTACATCCAACCGTGAACGAAGTGCGGCTGGGCTATGCCGATGTCGAGATCGCCCATCCGATCACCGGTGAGCTGTTCAGCATCGGCCGCGTCCGGGTGACTCACGCCGAGGTCGTCACAGCCGTCGAGGCCGCGCCTGCAGGTGGCGAAGCGTCCGCCGACGGGCCGGCTCAGTTGCAATTAGGGCTGGGCTTCTGCGCCACGATCGGCTGGAACGAAGTCAAGACGATCGCCGGGGCGATGCTCGATATGGCGATGGATCTGCCCGATCCCCATCCTTCGCACACCGAGGAGTATGTGCTATATCACACCGATCCGGTCGAGTCGTCCGGGTTTTGCATTCATTACAAGCTGCCGCACTACGTGACCTTCGGCAGCGAACTGGACGTGGTGCGCAGCATGGGCGTGGCGAAGAAGGTCGCCGGCCTGGGTGACTACTACGGCGATGGCGGCGGCCTGGCTGCCGGGATGCCGGGCGTGTATTCAGAGCGCGCTGCGCCGCCGGCTGTCTCGCAGGCGGCCGGGGAGCCAATGTGA